A region of Marinomonas maritima DNA encodes the following proteins:
- a CDS encoding amidohydrolase → MNRNYPMAAIVSLIMSTNALAVEQADMILTNAKIYGHDNADAIVIHKGNIVFVGKATEANTYRTTKTELIDLEQAYVMPGFIDNHNHVFEAASEAGGNCELDRDALLEEQIPYLMTCSRKAKSDSWLMGYGFSLDAILSEDNRYTPLEVIDRIFPTQPVVLMEQTSHSMWVNSAALKLAGITKDSPEPQGGKILKDEESGELNGILFDNAGDMIMEMAWNSLENQFDQSYAGLMNGLEEAAAHGITTIGDGRLYWKRGWYEVWQQAEKNDDLTARVSLRPWIYPTDSMASQLTFLKQVQSSDKSRLLLVDQVKMYSDGIIITGTAKTLAPYLDTYIPDEPYGINYIPPHQMKTWLDALNKIGYSAHIHAIGDGAVHESLNAIEYVRNQGSKKPYTLTHVELVNSEDVSRFAELDATADFQVGSDYIVHHDYEWAEPFLGAKRTHALMNPRAIFNTGANVTLSSDWNVHDINPLVGIANSLKMGETGLPDVKAAIDSYTINAADSLGISDITGSITVGKSADFAILKKDITRLSADDIADTEVLMTVLQGDIVFNAVE, encoded by the coding sequence ATGAACCGAAATTACCCTATGGCAGCAATAGTAAGCCTAATCATGAGTACTAATGCACTGGCGGTTGAACAAGCCGACATGATTTTAACAAACGCAAAAATTTACGGTCATGACAATGCCGATGCTATTGTCATTCACAAAGGCAATATTGTGTTTGTTGGTAAAGCGACAGAAGCGAATACATATCGAACGACAAAAACTGAGCTTATAGATCTCGAACAGGCTTATGTCATGCCCGGCTTTATTGATAATCACAACCATGTATTTGAAGCAGCTTCAGAAGCCGGTGGCAACTGTGAATTAGATAGGGACGCATTACTTGAAGAGCAAATCCCGTATTTAATGACTTGCAGTAGAAAGGCTAAATCTGATAGTTGGCTTATGGGTTACGGCTTTTCTTTGGATGCAATCTTAAGTGAAGATAATCGCTACACTCCATTGGAAGTGATTGATCGTATTTTCCCGACACAGCCTGTCGTTCTTATGGAGCAAACCTCACATTCAATGTGGGTCAACTCAGCAGCTCTTAAATTAGCAGGTATTACCAAAGACTCTCCAGAACCTCAAGGAGGAAAAATTCTCAAAGATGAAGAGAGCGGTGAGTTAAACGGCATTTTATTTGATAACGCGGGCGATATGATCATGGAGATGGCTTGGAATAGCTTGGAAAATCAGTTTGACCAAAGCTACGCTGGCTTAATGAATGGCCTTGAAGAAGCGGCAGCACATGGCATAACAACTATTGGTGATGGGCGACTGTATTGGAAACGCGGTTGGTATGAGGTGTGGCAACAAGCCGAGAAAAATGATGATTTAACCGCTCGCGTGTCACTTCGCCCGTGGATTTATCCGACTGACTCGATGGCATCTCAGTTAACGTTTTTAAAGCAAGTACAGTCGAGTGACAAGTCGCGTTTGTTATTGGTCGATCAAGTCAAAATGTACAGCGATGGTATTATTATTACTGGTACGGCAAAAACACTCGCACCATACTTAGACACATATATTCCAGATGAACCTTACGGCATTAACTATATTCCTCCACACCAAATGAAAACCTGGCTTGATGCATTAAACAAGATTGGCTACAGCGCTCATATCCATGCGATTGGTGATGGCGCCGTTCACGAATCATTAAATGCTATTGAGTATGTTCGCAACCAAGGTTCGAAAAAGCCTTATACGTTAACGCATGTGGAATTAGTGAACTCAGAAGACGTCTCTCGCTTCGCAGAGCTGGATGCGACAGCCGATTTCCAAGTAGGGTCTGATTATATCGTACACCATGATTATGAGTGGGCAGAACCCTTCTTAGGCGCTAAGCGAACTCACGCATTGATGAATCCAAGAGCCATTTTTAATACCGGTGCGAATGTTACATTAAGTAGTGATTGGAATGTTCATGACATCAATCCATTAGTTGGCATCGCGAATAGTTTGAAAATGGGTGAAACAGGCTTGCCAGACGTGAAAGCGGCGATAGATTCCTACACAATCAATGCTGCTGATAGTTTAGGGATTAGTGATATTACGGGTTCAATAACCGTTGGGAAATCGGCCGATTTTGCCATCCTAAAAAAAGACATTACCCGTTTATCAGCCGATGATATAGCAGACACAGAAGTCTTAATGACAGTACTACAAGGTGATATCGTCTTCAATGCAGTAGAATAA
- a CDS encoding LysR family transcriptional regulator, protein MNSLHLKALLLAVETGSISSAARQLGKKQPQVSQWISDLEIDLGINFFDRTGNKTTLSKDGERILPYLTHAMSQVDKFVQSAEMIAQGELTVMTIGIENYIPDIAFTQPLVLTLDFPHLSIEVYREERHQLTQDLNEGNVDIIITHESDTLHHQRFEYCRLGHYKEVLVSSPDHPLAALSVVSTSDLSQYRELIWGETNKTSNLQHPDRNSDGFSPIYGFFSDIRPLIAMLKHRKGFAFLPEQCVNDYIENHQLIALSCDFEPVGIERRVELCWRNGLVLSQLGSQVIEAFKTTHQLVDKSVF, encoded by the coding sequence ATGAACTCATTGCACTTGAAAGCACTCTTATTGGCCGTCGAAACAGGTTCCATTTCTTCTGCTGCCCGTCAATTAGGGAAAAAGCAACCTCAGGTTAGCCAATGGATTTCTGATTTGGAAATCGACCTTGGAATTAATTTTTTTGACCGAACCGGTAATAAAACCACTTTAAGCAAAGATGGTGAGCGCATATTGCCATACCTTACGCATGCCATGAGCCAAGTGGATAAATTTGTTCAAAGTGCTGAGATGATTGCGCAAGGTGAATTAACGGTGATGACTATCGGAATTGAAAACTATATTCCCGATATTGCTTTCACACAGCCTCTTGTACTGACATTAGATTTTCCTCATTTAAGTATTGAAGTGTATAGGGAAGAAAGGCATCAACTGACACAAGATTTGAACGAAGGTAATGTCGATATCATTATTACTCATGAGTCCGACACTCTTCATCACCAGCGTTTTGAGTATTGCCGATTAGGTCATTACAAAGAAGTTTTAGTGAGCAGTCCGGATCATCCTCTTGCGGCATTATCTGTGGTGAGTACCAGTGACTTAAGCCAATACCGCGAGTTAATTTGGGGAGAAACGAATAAAACAAGCAACCTTCAACATCCCGATAGAAACAGTGATGGATTTAGTCCGATTTACGGCTTTTTTTCGGATATTCGACCACTTATTGCGATGTTGAAACACAGAAAAGGCTTCGCGTTTTTACCCGAACAATGTGTGAATGATTACATCGAAAATCATCAACTGATTGCACTGAGCTGTGATTTTGAACCTGTAGGAATTGAGCGAAGAGTTGAACTGTGTTGGCGAAATGGATTAGTGCTATCTCAGCTTGGTAGTCAGGTAATAGAGGCCTTTAAAACCACTCACCAACTCGTAGACAAATCTGTATTTTAA